In a single window of the Amycolatopsis sp. cg5 genome:
- a CDS encoding cobalamin B12-binding domain-containing protein, producing MTSMLNKNSTVTYLPGCSPFDAPQVEEKETVVVTSVASDSHTWNLVYLQLLIEELGYEVVNLGPCVPDELMVSECRDIDPAMVVISSVNGHGYQDGMRVVGQLREALGDTPMVIGGKLGIAAGGDTSFLDELLEAGFDDVFEDGVRGVEEFKAFVASIPARTARRTATVTPLRRVA from the coding sequence ATGACCAGCATGCTGAACAAGAACTCGACGGTCACCTACCTGCCGGGCTGCAGCCCTTTCGACGCCCCGCAGGTGGAGGAAAAGGAAACCGTCGTGGTGACGAGTGTCGCGTCGGATTCGCACACCTGGAACCTGGTTTACCTGCAGTTGCTGATCGAGGAGCTCGGCTATGAGGTCGTGAACCTGGGTCCCTGCGTGCCGGACGAGCTGATGGTTTCGGAATGCCGCGACATCGACCCCGCCATGGTCGTCATCTCCAGTGTCAACGGCCACGGCTACCAGGACGGCATGCGCGTGGTCGGCCAGCTCCGCGAGGCGCTGGGCGACACCCCGATGGTCATCGGTGGCAAGCTGGGCATCGCCGCGGGTGGTGACACGAGCTTCCTCGACGAGCTGCTCGAAGCCGGCTTCGACGACGTGTTCGAAGACGGTGTCCGCGGTGTCGAGGAGTTCAAGGCGTTCGTCGCGTCGATCCCGGCCCGCACGGCTCGCCGCACCGCCACCGTCACCCCGCTGCGGAGGGTTGCATGA
- a CDS encoding methylaspartate mutase, whose protein sequence is MITVVPDEGSEPAETPVDFGAFVRKMGGAASGGLVVQPRMGISAPEEMRAGLMATKAANATTVGTITLDSYTRVGNLKAADTALREGIGLNGYPIVNHPRKVTRHVLSGTWGQDFPVQIRHGSATPRDIFSAMMALRLNATEGGPVSYCLPYGRTPLADSMRNWEECSDLFAQLREIGVEPHLESFGGCMMGQLCPPSQLIAMAVLEAMFFYQHGLRSISVSYAQQTNMVQDIEGVFALRRLCHELVPTENVHVVIYAYMGVYPTTEDGAYRLLGQAAELGVTCGAERIIVKTKAESKRIPVVAENVEALEYASGVAARTKSPAVGYYGEDTETYLEAKAIVDAVLNLDADVGHALLLAFKYGYMDIPYCVHPDNMGRTRSYIDERGWLRWSEIGSLPLGKLVSRRISKKATSTDLLRDLQYVRGEFDCASWTPGELWADREG, encoded by the coding sequence ATGATCACGGTCGTCCCGGACGAGGGCTCCGAACCGGCGGAGACGCCGGTCGATTTCGGAGCCTTCGTCCGCAAGATGGGCGGGGCCGCCTCCGGCGGCCTCGTCGTCCAGCCGCGCATGGGCATCAGCGCCCCGGAAGAGATGCGCGCCGGACTGATGGCCACCAAGGCGGCCAACGCCACCACGGTGGGCACGATCACGCTCGACAGCTACACCCGGGTCGGCAACCTCAAGGCCGCCGACACGGCGCTTCGTGAGGGGATCGGGCTCAACGGCTACCCGATCGTCAACCATCCCCGCAAGGTCACGCGGCACGTGCTCTCGGGCACGTGGGGGCAGGACTTCCCGGTCCAGATCCGGCACGGATCGGCGACCCCGCGCGACATCTTCTCGGCGATGATGGCCTTGCGCCTGAACGCGACCGAAGGCGGTCCGGTGTCGTACTGCCTGCCTTACGGCCGCACCCCGCTGGCCGACTCGATGCGCAACTGGGAGGAGTGCAGCGACCTTTTCGCGCAGCTACGCGAGATCGGCGTCGAGCCGCACCTGGAGTCGTTCGGCGGCTGCATGATGGGCCAGCTGTGCCCGCCGAGCCAGCTCATCGCGATGGCCGTGCTCGAGGCGATGTTCTTCTACCAGCACGGACTGCGGTCCATTTCCGTGAGCTACGCGCAGCAGACCAACATGGTGCAGGACATCGAAGGCGTATTCGCCTTGCGCAGGCTTTGTCACGAACTCGTCCCCACCGAAAACGTCCATGTGGTCATTTATGCCTACATGGGAGTTTACCCGACAACAGAGGACGGTGCCTACCGTCTATTGGGACAAGCAGCTGAACTCGGGGTAACGTGTGGTGCCGAGCGCATCATCGTGAAAACGAAAGCCGAGTCGAAGCGCATTCCCGTGGTCGCCGAAAACGTCGAAGCACTCGAATACGCCAGCGGCGTCGCCGCCAGGACGAAATCACCGGCCGTCGGCTACTACGGCGAGGACACCGAGACCTACCTCGAAGCCAAGGCCATCGTCGACGCCGTGTTGAACCTGGACGCCGACGTCGGCCACGCGCTGCTCCTCGCGTTCAAATATGGCTACATGGACATCCCGTACTGCGTGCACCCGGACAACATGGGCCGCACCCGCAGCTACATCGACGAGCGCGGCTGGCTCCGATGGTCGGAGATCGGCTCGCTGCCACTCGGGAAGCTGGTGTCACGCCGGATCTCCAAGAAGGCCACCTCCACCGACCTCCTGCGGGACCTCCAGTACGTGCGCGGCGAATTCGACTGCGCCTCCTGGACACCCGGAGAGCTCTGGGCGGACCGCGAGGGCTAG